A genomic stretch from Thalassophryne amazonica chromosome 18, fThaAma1.1, whole genome shotgun sequence includes:
- the rhbdf1b gene encoding inactive rhomboid protein 1 isoform X1 — translation MDEGGSRNSNLQRKKQPWLKVDIPTIQVTLDDMPTLTQPMKRLRSVSVPSENYQTYLAALETSNNYLGPPKERLPSITQSIKRVRFERVNTVPPKGHREPSTVSIVRRWSCIPKIVTHRRSSLPKQIIRGAADWFGVSRDNDSTQRWRRRSLQHCSHLYGGLKVHVMREMDFHSQDNLSLASTETPPPLYLPPLHPCHRHYGMQRIVDPLARGRAFRMAEEVDALSVPQTPITPATGSLCSYSSSRSALNRLPRRRKRESVAVMSLKAAAALMKGHTVGDNTMVQGHRRSFVPPSFLDEDIMDFPDDLDTSFFTHDGLQDELSTYADEVFETASEAALKQVGEESELTGSALDKNELERSHLMLPLERGWRKTKGGSAVQPKVRLKQEVVSVNGHQQRGHRIVIPVKKLFAKEKRPYGLGVVGRLTNRTYRKRIDSFVKRQIEDMDDHRPFFTYWITFVHLLTTILAVGIYGFAPVGFSQHETVDSVLRNKAVYENVKFVQQQNFWVGPSSEALIHLGAKFSPCMRQDQEIHQLMQEKRAQERESGCCVRNDRSGCLQMSQEECSSTLAVWVKWPQHLSAAELNKKPRQYGSVCHQDPRTCLEPASVSPLEWPDDITKWPVCTRHNSGNHTNLPHIDCTITGRPCCIGTKGRCEITSREYCDFMHGSFHEEATLCSQVSCMADVCGLLPFLNPEIPDQFSRLWLSLFLHAGVVHCLVSVLFQMTILRDLEKLAGWLRISIIYMLSGVTGNLASAIFLPYRAEVGPAGSQFGILACLFVELFQSWQILERPWRAFAKLLAIAVFLFSFGLLPWIDNFAHICGFISGFFLSFSFLPYISFGRSDMFRKRIQICVFLLVFLALLSTLAVLFYVYPVKCDWCEYLTCIPITDKFCEKYDLNAHLH, via the exons CCGATGAAGCGTCTGCGCAGTGTCAGCGTGCCGAGCGAAAACTACCAGACCTACTTGGCTGCATTGGAAACGTCCAACAACTACCTCGGCCCTCCTAAGGAGAGACTGCCCTCCATCACCCAGTCCATCAAGAG GGTGCGTTTTGAGCGGGTCAACACGGTCCCTCCAAAGGGCCACAGGGAGCCGAGCACGGTGTCAATTGTCCGAAGATGGTCATGTATCCCAAAAATCGTGACCCACCGGCGTTCATCTCTACCCAAACAGATCATCAG gGGAGCAGCCGACTGGTTCGGGGTGAGCAGGGACAATGACAGCACCCAGCGGTGGAGGAGGCGGAGCCTGCAGCACTGCAGCCATCTGTACGGAGGCCTAAAGGTGCATGTGATGCGGGAGATGGATTTCCACAGCCAGGACAACCTCTCCCTGGCCAGCACTGAGACACCTCCTCCCCTCTACCTTCCACCCCTTCACCCCTGTCACCGTCACTATGGCATGCAGAGG ATTGTCGACCCGCTGGCTCGTGGTCGTGCTTTCCGGATGGCAGAGGAAGTAGATGCACTGAGTGTCCCTCAGACTCCCATCACGCCCGCCACCGGCTCACTCTGCTCCTATTCCAGCTCCCGCTCCGCCCTCAACCGGTTGCCACGACGACGCAAACGGGAGTCGGTTGCAGTCATGAGTTTGAAGGCAGCGGCGGCGCTCATGAAG GGTCACACGGTAGGTGACAACACCATGGTACAAGGTCACAGACGCAGTTTCGTGCCTCCTAGTTTCCTTGATGAAGACATAATGGACTTTCCTGATGATTTGGACACGTCCTTCTTCACCCAC GACGGCCTGCAGGACGAGTTGTCCACCTATGCCGATGAAGTTTTTGAGACAGCATCAGAGGCGGCGCTTAAACAGGTGGGGGAGGAGAGCGAGCTCACAGGAAGTGCGCTGGATAAAAACGAACTGGAGAGGAGTCACCTCATGTT GCCTTTAGAGCGAGGATGGCGTAAGACCAAAGGAGGCTCTGCCGTCCAGCCTAAAGTCCGTCTGAAACAGGAGGTGGTGAGCGTCAACGGTCATCAGCAGCGGGGGCACAGAATCGTCATTCCCGTTAAGAAGCTGTTTGCTAAAGAGAAGAGGCCGTATGGGCTCGGCGTGGTCGGTCGCCTTACAAACCGGACGTACCGCAAGCGCATTGACAGCTTCGTCAAAAGACAGATTGAGGACATGGATGATCACAG GCCTTTCTTCACCTACTGGATTACGTTTGTCCACCTGCTCACCACCATCCTGGCTGTGGGAATCTACGGTTTTGCCCCCGTGGGCTTCTCACAACATGAAACTGTGGACTCT GTCCTGAGGAACAAGGCAGTTTATGAGAACGTTAAGTTTGTGCAACAGCAGAACTTCTGGGTGGGACCAAGTTCA GAGGCACTAATCCACTTGGGAGCCAAGTTCTCCCCTTGTATGCGTCAAGACCAAGAGATCCACCAGCTGATGCAGGAGAAGAGAGCGCAAGAAAGGGAGTCGGGCTGCTGCGTTCGGAACGATCGATCAGGCTGCCTGCAGATGTCACAAGAGGAGTGCTCG AGCACACTGGCAGTGTGGGTGAAGTGGCCTCAGCATCTCAGTGCTGCTGAGCTGAACAAAAAACCACGACAGTATGGATCCGTGTGCCACCAGGACCCCAG AACCTGTCTGGAGCCAGCCTCAGTCTCACCTCTTGAGTGGCCCGATGACATCACCAAGTGGCCT GTTTGTACGAGGCACAACTCGGGGAATCACACAAACCTTCCTCACATCGACTGCACCATCACCGGCCGACCCTGCTGCATCGGAACCAAAGGACG ATGTGAGATCACTTCCAGAGAATACTGTGATTTTATGCACGGCAGTTTTCACGAAGAGGCCACTCTCTGCTCGCAG GTCTCTTGTATGGCTGATGTTTGTGGTCTGTTGCCTTTCCTCAACCCTGAGATCCCGGACCAGTTCTCCAGGCTCTGGCTGTCTCTCTTTCTTCACGCTGG GGTCGTGCACTGCCTGGTGTCTGTGTTGTTCCAGATGACTATTCTGAGGGACCTGGAGAAGCTGGCTGGTTGGCTGAGAATCTCTATCATCTACATGCTAAGTGGTGTCACTGGTAACCTGGCTTCAGCCATCTTCCTGCCCTATAGAGCTGAG GTGGGTCCGGCAGGAAGTCAGTTTGGAATCCTGGCCTGTCTGTTCGTTGAGCTGTTTCAGAGCTGGCAGATCCTTGAGCGGCCGTGGCGAGCGTTCGCCAAACTGCTGGCCATCGCTGTCTTTCTTTTCtcctttggtttgctcccatggATTGACAATTTTGCCCACATCTGTGGTTTCATATCAGGATTCTTCCTATCGTTTTCCTTCCTGCCATATATAAG CTTTGGCCGTTCGGATATGTTCCGGAAGCGGATCCAGATCTGTGTCTTCCTGCTCGTCTTCCTGGCTCTGCTGTCCACCCTGGCCGTCCTCTTCTATGTCTACCCTGTTAAATGCGACTGGTGCGAGTACCTGACCTGCATTCCAATCACAGACAAGTTCTGCGAGAAGTACGACCTGAACGCCCACCTCCACTGA
- the rhbdf1b gene encoding inactive rhomboid protein 1 isoform X4, producing MDEGGSRNSNLQRKKQPWLKVDIPTIQVTLDDMPTLTQPMKRLRSVSVPSENYQTYLAALETSNNYLGPPKERLPSITQSIKRGAADWFGVSRDNDSTQRWRRRSLQHCSHLYGGLKIVDPLARGRAFRMAEEVDALSVPQTPITPATGSLCSYSSSRSALNRLPRRRKRESVAVMSLKAAAALMKGHTVGDNTMVQGHRRSFVPPSFLDEDIMDFPDDLDTSFFTHDGLQDELSTYADEVFETASEAALKQVGEESELTGSALDKNELERSHLMLPLERGWRKTKGGSAVQPKVRLKQEVVSVNGHQQRGHRIVIPVKKLFAKEKRPYGLGVVGRLTNRTYRKRIDSFVKRQIEDMDDHRPFFTYWITFVHLLTTILAVGIYGFAPVGFSQHETVDSVLRNKAVYENVKFVQQQNFWVGPSSEALIHLGAKFSPCMRQDQEIHQLMQEKRAQERESGCCVRNDRSGCLQMSQEECSSTLAVWVKWPQHLSAAELNKKPRQYGSVCHQDPRTCLEPASVSPLEWPDDITKWPVCTRHNSGNHTNLPHIDCTITGRPCCIGTKGRCEITSREYCDFMHGSFHEEATLCSQVSCMADVCGLLPFLNPEIPDQFSRLWLSLFLHAGVVHCLVSVLFQMTILRDLEKLAGWLRISIIYMLSGVTGNLASAIFLPYRAEVGPAGSQFGILACLFVELFQSWQILERPWRAFAKLLAIAVFLFSFGLLPWIDNFAHICGFISGFFLSFSFLPYISFGRSDMFRKRIQICVFLLVFLALLSTLAVLFYVYPVKCDWCEYLTCIPITDKFCEKYDLNAHLH from the exons CCGATGAAGCGTCTGCGCAGTGTCAGCGTGCCGAGCGAAAACTACCAGACCTACTTGGCTGCATTGGAAACGTCCAACAACTACCTCGGCCCTCCTAAGGAGAGACTGCCCTCCATCACCCAGTCCATCAAGAG gGGAGCAGCCGACTGGTTCGGGGTGAGCAGGGACAATGACAGCACCCAGCGGTGGAGGAGGCGGAGCCTGCAGCACTGCAGCCATCTGTACGGAGGCCTAAAG ATTGTCGACCCGCTGGCTCGTGGTCGTGCTTTCCGGATGGCAGAGGAAGTAGATGCACTGAGTGTCCCTCAGACTCCCATCACGCCCGCCACCGGCTCACTCTGCTCCTATTCCAGCTCCCGCTCCGCCCTCAACCGGTTGCCACGACGACGCAAACGGGAGTCGGTTGCAGTCATGAGTTTGAAGGCAGCGGCGGCGCTCATGAAG GGTCACACGGTAGGTGACAACACCATGGTACAAGGTCACAGACGCAGTTTCGTGCCTCCTAGTTTCCTTGATGAAGACATAATGGACTTTCCTGATGATTTGGACACGTCCTTCTTCACCCAC GACGGCCTGCAGGACGAGTTGTCCACCTATGCCGATGAAGTTTTTGAGACAGCATCAGAGGCGGCGCTTAAACAGGTGGGGGAGGAGAGCGAGCTCACAGGAAGTGCGCTGGATAAAAACGAACTGGAGAGGAGTCACCTCATGTT GCCTTTAGAGCGAGGATGGCGTAAGACCAAAGGAGGCTCTGCCGTCCAGCCTAAAGTCCGTCTGAAACAGGAGGTGGTGAGCGTCAACGGTCATCAGCAGCGGGGGCACAGAATCGTCATTCCCGTTAAGAAGCTGTTTGCTAAAGAGAAGAGGCCGTATGGGCTCGGCGTGGTCGGTCGCCTTACAAACCGGACGTACCGCAAGCGCATTGACAGCTTCGTCAAAAGACAGATTGAGGACATGGATGATCACAG GCCTTTCTTCACCTACTGGATTACGTTTGTCCACCTGCTCACCACCATCCTGGCTGTGGGAATCTACGGTTTTGCCCCCGTGGGCTTCTCACAACATGAAACTGTGGACTCT GTCCTGAGGAACAAGGCAGTTTATGAGAACGTTAAGTTTGTGCAACAGCAGAACTTCTGGGTGGGACCAAGTTCA GAGGCACTAATCCACTTGGGAGCCAAGTTCTCCCCTTGTATGCGTCAAGACCAAGAGATCCACCAGCTGATGCAGGAGAAGAGAGCGCAAGAAAGGGAGTCGGGCTGCTGCGTTCGGAACGATCGATCAGGCTGCCTGCAGATGTCACAAGAGGAGTGCTCG AGCACACTGGCAGTGTGGGTGAAGTGGCCTCAGCATCTCAGTGCTGCTGAGCTGAACAAAAAACCACGACAGTATGGATCCGTGTGCCACCAGGACCCCAG AACCTGTCTGGAGCCAGCCTCAGTCTCACCTCTTGAGTGGCCCGATGACATCACCAAGTGGCCT GTTTGTACGAGGCACAACTCGGGGAATCACACAAACCTTCCTCACATCGACTGCACCATCACCGGCCGACCCTGCTGCATCGGAACCAAAGGACG ATGTGAGATCACTTCCAGAGAATACTGTGATTTTATGCACGGCAGTTTTCACGAAGAGGCCACTCTCTGCTCGCAG GTCTCTTGTATGGCTGATGTTTGTGGTCTGTTGCCTTTCCTCAACCCTGAGATCCCGGACCAGTTCTCCAGGCTCTGGCTGTCTCTCTTTCTTCACGCTGG GGTCGTGCACTGCCTGGTGTCTGTGTTGTTCCAGATGACTATTCTGAGGGACCTGGAGAAGCTGGCTGGTTGGCTGAGAATCTCTATCATCTACATGCTAAGTGGTGTCACTGGTAACCTGGCTTCAGCCATCTTCCTGCCCTATAGAGCTGAG GTGGGTCCGGCAGGAAGTCAGTTTGGAATCCTGGCCTGTCTGTTCGTTGAGCTGTTTCAGAGCTGGCAGATCCTTGAGCGGCCGTGGCGAGCGTTCGCCAAACTGCTGGCCATCGCTGTCTTTCTTTTCtcctttggtttgctcccatggATTGACAATTTTGCCCACATCTGTGGTTTCATATCAGGATTCTTCCTATCGTTTTCCTTCCTGCCATATATAAG CTTTGGCCGTTCGGATATGTTCCGGAAGCGGATCCAGATCTGTGTCTTCCTGCTCGTCTTCCTGGCTCTGCTGTCCACCCTGGCCGTCCTCTTCTATGTCTACCCTGTTAAATGCGACTGGTGCGAGTACCTGACCTGCATTCCAATCACAGACAAGTTCTGCGAGAAGTACGACCTGAACGCCCACCTCCACTGA
- the rhbdf1b gene encoding inactive rhomboid protein 1 isoform X2, translated as MDEGGSRNSNLQRKKQPWLKVDIPTIQVTLDDMPTLTQPMKRLRSVSVPSENYQTYLAALETSNNYLGPPKERLPSITQSIKRVRFERVNTVPPKGHREPSTVSIVRRWSCIPKIVTHRRSSLPKQIIRGAADWFGVSRDNDSTQRWRRRSLQHCSHLYGGLKIVDPLARGRAFRMAEEVDALSVPQTPITPATGSLCSYSSSRSALNRLPRRRKRESVAVMSLKAAAALMKGHTVGDNTMVQGHRRSFVPPSFLDEDIMDFPDDLDTSFFTHDGLQDELSTYADEVFETASEAALKQVGEESELTGSALDKNELERSHLMLPLERGWRKTKGGSAVQPKVRLKQEVVSVNGHQQRGHRIVIPVKKLFAKEKRPYGLGVVGRLTNRTYRKRIDSFVKRQIEDMDDHRPFFTYWITFVHLLTTILAVGIYGFAPVGFSQHETVDSVLRNKAVYENVKFVQQQNFWVGPSSEALIHLGAKFSPCMRQDQEIHQLMQEKRAQERESGCCVRNDRSGCLQMSQEECSSTLAVWVKWPQHLSAAELNKKPRQYGSVCHQDPRTCLEPASVSPLEWPDDITKWPVCTRHNSGNHTNLPHIDCTITGRPCCIGTKGRCEITSREYCDFMHGSFHEEATLCSQVSCMADVCGLLPFLNPEIPDQFSRLWLSLFLHAGVVHCLVSVLFQMTILRDLEKLAGWLRISIIYMLSGVTGNLASAIFLPYRAEVGPAGSQFGILACLFVELFQSWQILERPWRAFAKLLAIAVFLFSFGLLPWIDNFAHICGFISGFFLSFSFLPYISFGRSDMFRKRIQICVFLLVFLALLSTLAVLFYVYPVKCDWCEYLTCIPITDKFCEKYDLNAHLH; from the exons CCGATGAAGCGTCTGCGCAGTGTCAGCGTGCCGAGCGAAAACTACCAGACCTACTTGGCTGCATTGGAAACGTCCAACAACTACCTCGGCCCTCCTAAGGAGAGACTGCCCTCCATCACCCAGTCCATCAAGAG GGTGCGTTTTGAGCGGGTCAACACGGTCCCTCCAAAGGGCCACAGGGAGCCGAGCACGGTGTCAATTGTCCGAAGATGGTCATGTATCCCAAAAATCGTGACCCACCGGCGTTCATCTCTACCCAAACAGATCATCAG gGGAGCAGCCGACTGGTTCGGGGTGAGCAGGGACAATGACAGCACCCAGCGGTGGAGGAGGCGGAGCCTGCAGCACTGCAGCCATCTGTACGGAGGCCTAAAG ATTGTCGACCCGCTGGCTCGTGGTCGTGCTTTCCGGATGGCAGAGGAAGTAGATGCACTGAGTGTCCCTCAGACTCCCATCACGCCCGCCACCGGCTCACTCTGCTCCTATTCCAGCTCCCGCTCCGCCCTCAACCGGTTGCCACGACGACGCAAACGGGAGTCGGTTGCAGTCATGAGTTTGAAGGCAGCGGCGGCGCTCATGAAG GGTCACACGGTAGGTGACAACACCATGGTACAAGGTCACAGACGCAGTTTCGTGCCTCCTAGTTTCCTTGATGAAGACATAATGGACTTTCCTGATGATTTGGACACGTCCTTCTTCACCCAC GACGGCCTGCAGGACGAGTTGTCCACCTATGCCGATGAAGTTTTTGAGACAGCATCAGAGGCGGCGCTTAAACAGGTGGGGGAGGAGAGCGAGCTCACAGGAAGTGCGCTGGATAAAAACGAACTGGAGAGGAGTCACCTCATGTT GCCTTTAGAGCGAGGATGGCGTAAGACCAAAGGAGGCTCTGCCGTCCAGCCTAAAGTCCGTCTGAAACAGGAGGTGGTGAGCGTCAACGGTCATCAGCAGCGGGGGCACAGAATCGTCATTCCCGTTAAGAAGCTGTTTGCTAAAGAGAAGAGGCCGTATGGGCTCGGCGTGGTCGGTCGCCTTACAAACCGGACGTACCGCAAGCGCATTGACAGCTTCGTCAAAAGACAGATTGAGGACATGGATGATCACAG GCCTTTCTTCACCTACTGGATTACGTTTGTCCACCTGCTCACCACCATCCTGGCTGTGGGAATCTACGGTTTTGCCCCCGTGGGCTTCTCACAACATGAAACTGTGGACTCT GTCCTGAGGAACAAGGCAGTTTATGAGAACGTTAAGTTTGTGCAACAGCAGAACTTCTGGGTGGGACCAAGTTCA GAGGCACTAATCCACTTGGGAGCCAAGTTCTCCCCTTGTATGCGTCAAGACCAAGAGATCCACCAGCTGATGCAGGAGAAGAGAGCGCAAGAAAGGGAGTCGGGCTGCTGCGTTCGGAACGATCGATCAGGCTGCCTGCAGATGTCACAAGAGGAGTGCTCG AGCACACTGGCAGTGTGGGTGAAGTGGCCTCAGCATCTCAGTGCTGCTGAGCTGAACAAAAAACCACGACAGTATGGATCCGTGTGCCACCAGGACCCCAG AACCTGTCTGGAGCCAGCCTCAGTCTCACCTCTTGAGTGGCCCGATGACATCACCAAGTGGCCT GTTTGTACGAGGCACAACTCGGGGAATCACACAAACCTTCCTCACATCGACTGCACCATCACCGGCCGACCCTGCTGCATCGGAACCAAAGGACG ATGTGAGATCACTTCCAGAGAATACTGTGATTTTATGCACGGCAGTTTTCACGAAGAGGCCACTCTCTGCTCGCAG GTCTCTTGTATGGCTGATGTTTGTGGTCTGTTGCCTTTCCTCAACCCTGAGATCCCGGACCAGTTCTCCAGGCTCTGGCTGTCTCTCTTTCTTCACGCTGG GGTCGTGCACTGCCTGGTGTCTGTGTTGTTCCAGATGACTATTCTGAGGGACCTGGAGAAGCTGGCTGGTTGGCTGAGAATCTCTATCATCTACATGCTAAGTGGTGTCACTGGTAACCTGGCTTCAGCCATCTTCCTGCCCTATAGAGCTGAG GTGGGTCCGGCAGGAAGTCAGTTTGGAATCCTGGCCTGTCTGTTCGTTGAGCTGTTTCAGAGCTGGCAGATCCTTGAGCGGCCGTGGCGAGCGTTCGCCAAACTGCTGGCCATCGCTGTCTTTCTTTTCtcctttggtttgctcccatggATTGACAATTTTGCCCACATCTGTGGTTTCATATCAGGATTCTTCCTATCGTTTTCCTTCCTGCCATATATAAG CTTTGGCCGTTCGGATATGTTCCGGAAGCGGATCCAGATCTGTGTCTTCCTGCTCGTCTTCCTGGCTCTGCTGTCCACCCTGGCCGTCCTCTTCTATGTCTACCCTGTTAAATGCGACTGGTGCGAGTACCTGACCTGCATTCCAATCACAGACAAGTTCTGCGAGAAGTACGACCTGAACGCCCACCTCCACTGA
- the rhbdf1b gene encoding inactive rhomboid protein 1 isoform X3, with amino-acid sequence MDEGGSRNSNLQRKKQPWLKVDIPTIQVTLDDMPTLTQPMKRLRSVSVPSENYQTYLAALETSNNYLGPPKERLPSITQSIKRGAADWFGVSRDNDSTQRWRRRSLQHCSHLYGGLKVHVMREMDFHSQDNLSLASTETPPPLYLPPLHPCHRHYGMQRIVDPLARGRAFRMAEEVDALSVPQTPITPATGSLCSYSSSRSALNRLPRRRKRESVAVMSLKAAAALMKGHTVGDNTMVQGHRRSFVPPSFLDEDIMDFPDDLDTSFFTHDGLQDELSTYADEVFETASEAALKQVGEESELTGSALDKNELERSHLMLPLERGWRKTKGGSAVQPKVRLKQEVVSVNGHQQRGHRIVIPVKKLFAKEKRPYGLGVVGRLTNRTYRKRIDSFVKRQIEDMDDHRPFFTYWITFVHLLTTILAVGIYGFAPVGFSQHETVDSVLRNKAVYENVKFVQQQNFWVGPSSEALIHLGAKFSPCMRQDQEIHQLMQEKRAQERESGCCVRNDRSGCLQMSQEECSSTLAVWVKWPQHLSAAELNKKPRQYGSVCHQDPRTCLEPASVSPLEWPDDITKWPVCTRHNSGNHTNLPHIDCTITGRPCCIGTKGRCEITSREYCDFMHGSFHEEATLCSQVSCMADVCGLLPFLNPEIPDQFSRLWLSLFLHAGVVHCLVSVLFQMTILRDLEKLAGWLRISIIYMLSGVTGNLASAIFLPYRAEVGPAGSQFGILACLFVELFQSWQILERPWRAFAKLLAIAVFLFSFGLLPWIDNFAHICGFISGFFLSFSFLPYISFGRSDMFRKRIQICVFLLVFLALLSTLAVLFYVYPVKCDWCEYLTCIPITDKFCEKYDLNAHLH; translated from the exons CCGATGAAGCGTCTGCGCAGTGTCAGCGTGCCGAGCGAAAACTACCAGACCTACTTGGCTGCATTGGAAACGTCCAACAACTACCTCGGCCCTCCTAAGGAGAGACTGCCCTCCATCACCCAGTCCATCAAGAG gGGAGCAGCCGACTGGTTCGGGGTGAGCAGGGACAATGACAGCACCCAGCGGTGGAGGAGGCGGAGCCTGCAGCACTGCAGCCATCTGTACGGAGGCCTAAAGGTGCATGTGATGCGGGAGATGGATTTCCACAGCCAGGACAACCTCTCCCTGGCCAGCACTGAGACACCTCCTCCCCTCTACCTTCCACCCCTTCACCCCTGTCACCGTCACTATGGCATGCAGAGG ATTGTCGACCCGCTGGCTCGTGGTCGTGCTTTCCGGATGGCAGAGGAAGTAGATGCACTGAGTGTCCCTCAGACTCCCATCACGCCCGCCACCGGCTCACTCTGCTCCTATTCCAGCTCCCGCTCCGCCCTCAACCGGTTGCCACGACGACGCAAACGGGAGTCGGTTGCAGTCATGAGTTTGAAGGCAGCGGCGGCGCTCATGAAG GGTCACACGGTAGGTGACAACACCATGGTACAAGGTCACAGACGCAGTTTCGTGCCTCCTAGTTTCCTTGATGAAGACATAATGGACTTTCCTGATGATTTGGACACGTCCTTCTTCACCCAC GACGGCCTGCAGGACGAGTTGTCCACCTATGCCGATGAAGTTTTTGAGACAGCATCAGAGGCGGCGCTTAAACAGGTGGGGGAGGAGAGCGAGCTCACAGGAAGTGCGCTGGATAAAAACGAACTGGAGAGGAGTCACCTCATGTT GCCTTTAGAGCGAGGATGGCGTAAGACCAAAGGAGGCTCTGCCGTCCAGCCTAAAGTCCGTCTGAAACAGGAGGTGGTGAGCGTCAACGGTCATCAGCAGCGGGGGCACAGAATCGTCATTCCCGTTAAGAAGCTGTTTGCTAAAGAGAAGAGGCCGTATGGGCTCGGCGTGGTCGGTCGCCTTACAAACCGGACGTACCGCAAGCGCATTGACAGCTTCGTCAAAAGACAGATTGAGGACATGGATGATCACAG GCCTTTCTTCACCTACTGGATTACGTTTGTCCACCTGCTCACCACCATCCTGGCTGTGGGAATCTACGGTTTTGCCCCCGTGGGCTTCTCACAACATGAAACTGTGGACTCT GTCCTGAGGAACAAGGCAGTTTATGAGAACGTTAAGTTTGTGCAACAGCAGAACTTCTGGGTGGGACCAAGTTCA GAGGCACTAATCCACTTGGGAGCCAAGTTCTCCCCTTGTATGCGTCAAGACCAAGAGATCCACCAGCTGATGCAGGAGAAGAGAGCGCAAGAAAGGGAGTCGGGCTGCTGCGTTCGGAACGATCGATCAGGCTGCCTGCAGATGTCACAAGAGGAGTGCTCG AGCACACTGGCAGTGTGGGTGAAGTGGCCTCAGCATCTCAGTGCTGCTGAGCTGAACAAAAAACCACGACAGTATGGATCCGTGTGCCACCAGGACCCCAG AACCTGTCTGGAGCCAGCCTCAGTCTCACCTCTTGAGTGGCCCGATGACATCACCAAGTGGCCT GTTTGTACGAGGCACAACTCGGGGAATCACACAAACCTTCCTCACATCGACTGCACCATCACCGGCCGACCCTGCTGCATCGGAACCAAAGGACG ATGTGAGATCACTTCCAGAGAATACTGTGATTTTATGCACGGCAGTTTTCACGAAGAGGCCACTCTCTGCTCGCAG GTCTCTTGTATGGCTGATGTTTGTGGTCTGTTGCCTTTCCTCAACCCTGAGATCCCGGACCAGTTCTCCAGGCTCTGGCTGTCTCTCTTTCTTCACGCTGG GGTCGTGCACTGCCTGGTGTCTGTGTTGTTCCAGATGACTATTCTGAGGGACCTGGAGAAGCTGGCTGGTTGGCTGAGAATCTCTATCATCTACATGCTAAGTGGTGTCACTGGTAACCTGGCTTCAGCCATCTTCCTGCCCTATAGAGCTGAG GTGGGTCCGGCAGGAAGTCAGTTTGGAATCCTGGCCTGTCTGTTCGTTGAGCTGTTTCAGAGCTGGCAGATCCTTGAGCGGCCGTGGCGAGCGTTCGCCAAACTGCTGGCCATCGCTGTCTTTCTTTTCtcctttggtttgctcccatggATTGACAATTTTGCCCACATCTGTGGTTTCATATCAGGATTCTTCCTATCGTTTTCCTTCCTGCCATATATAAG CTTTGGCCGTTCGGATATGTTCCGGAAGCGGATCCAGATCTGTGTCTTCCTGCTCGTCTTCCTGGCTCTGCTGTCCACCCTGGCCGTCCTCTTCTATGTCTACCCTGTTAAATGCGACTGGTGCGAGTACCTGACCTGCATTCCAATCACAGACAAGTTCTGCGAGAAGTACGACCTGAACGCCCACCTCCACTGA